Proteins encoded within one genomic window of Ailuropoda melanoleuca isolate Jingjing chromosome 16, ASM200744v2, whole genome shotgun sequence:
- the LOC100478101 gene encoding lysozyme C, milk isozyme: MRSILIVTLLSCFWAVNEAKVFSKCELAHKLKTMGMDGYHGQSLASWVCMAQYESNFNTQAFNGKNDNGSSDYGIFQLNNKWWCKNGYRSSANGCGTTCSKFLDDDIDDDIICAKRVVRDPKGMSAWNAWVDHCQGRDLSKYLASCKL, encoded by the exons ATGAGGTCTATTCTGATCGTCACCCTCCTCAGCTGCTTCTGGGCAGTAAATGAGGCCAAAGTCTTCTCCAAGTGTGAGCTGGCCCACAAGCTGAAGACCATGGGAATGGATGGCTACCATGGCCAAAGCCTGGCAAGCT GGGTCTGCATGGCTCAGTATGAGAGTAACTTCAACACCCAGGCCTTTAATGGGAAAAATGACAATGGCAGTAGTGACTATGGGATCTTTCAGCTGAACAACAAGTGGTGGTGCAAAAACGGCTACCGTTCCTCGGCAAATGGTTGCGGCACAACGTGCAGCA AGTTTCTGGATGACGACATCGATGATGACATCATCTGTGCCAAGAGGGTTGTGAGAGACCCTAAAGGGATGTCTGCCTG GAACGCCTGGGTAGACCACTGCCAGGGCAGGGATTTGTCCAAATACCTGGCCAGCTGTAAGCTGTGA